The Hirundo rustica isolate bHirRus1 unplaced genomic scaffold, bHirRus1.pri.v3 scaffold_602_arrow_ctg1, whole genome shotgun sequence region AAAATTTCACCCATGAAAATAGGAATGTGGATTTCTTagaagctctttgaaatatttcacccTAATTCTAGGAAAAAAGACTTCCTAATGAACTGCACCAgaccagagggaaatcaaggcacaTCCATGGTTTGTCAGGACTTGCTTGATCCTAATAAGTCCTGTGGTGCAtttggtgctgagccctggaaCCTCAGGGCCTGAGAGAAGATTACACAAATTTTGCCAGGAGTCcaagtcagaagaaaaacccaaagtatTTGAGGCATCAGTGGGTCCCACTGAGGTCCATCCCCAACACAGGCTCCTCATGGAGTCCATGACAGAGAGAACTGGAGGCCAGGACAGcacaaaaacctctcagagactcagtgagggaaggaaaatacaaaGTACCTTAAACACCTTCAGTATCAGAAAGTGTTAGTGTGCTCCACTCAATGTCAATGCAAAACTCCCAAGGGACTCATTAAAGGAGATAATTGGaggccatgattgcacaaaTACCTCTCATAGACTCAGAGGCAAAAATAAGTACTTGAATTACCCCTGAGTACCTTGaagcattaatgagccccactgagtgttgTTACTGACAAAGCCTCTCAAGGGACTAATTAAAGCAGATAATTGGAGGCCATGATTGCAAAAACCTCTCAGAAATCCAggacaaaagcaaaacccaaagtcctttgaaaaacctgcagtccctgggagcattcaggagccccccagggccattgctgaccaaggctccccagggactccttccagcagatccttgaggccactgggatgtgagggggatgctgagggcagcacaaggggctgacagtgcccagccttgctggggctgtgccaggaggccccagggcctcaggacaaggtgtctcctcacagcccttggtggcacagaggctgctgtgccccagggcaccaagacttggcttctctttgtccccacctgtcatcactgcctccagttctctgctctgcctggggcctggggacactttctctgtcctgtccctcagtgggacccattaAAATTTCAAGAAACTTTGGAGTTGGATTCTGACTGGGAGTTCCTGAGAGgtttcttcagctccctctcagggACTGATGTTCAGGGTCTCAGCACAAAGCCCCAAGAGGGTcattaaagtccttgtgctgtgtctgtgctgctgagctgggccgggctcctggcacagaggcagctcctggcaagggcagcgctgcagagagacagctctgcccaggagcagctcctgagcacagcccagcagggctggggcactgcctgcagccagcccggGCACAGCACACGGGCACAGAGGGGTGAAactcagcctgggctggcagcacagagcagagctcactCAGGGCTCACTAGAGGAGAAATCCTCACAGGGTTGGGGACAGTCACTCTCTGGCTGGgggaagagaagctgcagctcctgcagggatctcctggagctggcacaTGCCACAGCTTTGAGGCCCTTCCAGGAGGACTCTCcgaggtgctgcagggcagggatgtggccctagggcagggctgggtgtccctgctgcagcagccgaggcacagcccagggcagctccctgttgccaggctctgctgcagggctgagcagccggggctgcagccaggggtgcccagggctgtcctgcagagcagggtgctgcagcccagggcgctgtgctgggccagggactctgctgcctgccagggacagctctcagccggcccggggagctgctgccagcgctggggagaagctgtggggggaaggagccgccctgagcagggcaggtgctgctgctgagaggtgctgtgtggggcagggctgctcccagctccagaccagcctgggcacagctccggAGGACACTTGCCAGAAGAAGGTAAGCCTGGGATTGCTGTAAAGATCAGGAGATTTCCTGAGAGTGTTTCTATTTCCTACTTGGAGAAGGCTGGGAAACTTGGGGTGATgacaaaaagatttttgcttttttatgctttttccaTATATTCATAGGTCAATTAACTACTATTATATAGTTATAAAACTATAATACCAAATTAATTCTATTCAACTACAATTACATACTTAGATAAATGTAATCCTTAATTAACTGTAGTATGTTTCCTACCCTTTCTCTTAGATTTTGGAACATTAAGTTTCTAAATACATTCCTTAACTACTGTAAAGTCTTATTATCAGGAAGAGGACCTATGAGAAGGAccgtttctttttcttttttttttttttctttttttttaacctgagtGTGAGCAGTCATAAAAAAAAGTGGCGCAAAGAAGCCCTTGGACCTACTCCAGTGGGTCGACCCAGGGGTGTGCAACTGGAGCAACTGAATCTCCTACTGGATGTTCCTGTTAAATATCCTAATTAATCAAtcttaatacattttaaaatcagatccTGGGTGTGCCCCATCCCTACTGGGACACCTGGAAGCTTCAATTAAGGTCtggtttttacttttctgttctAATGATGTTAcaagttgggggtttttttctcttttgatcaCAGGCAACAGAAGGATGAGAGAAGCAAAACAGGAATTGTAATCTCAAAATCACAGAACattctgagttgaaagggacacACAGAATCATCAAAGTAATGTTTCAACATTTACAGAGACTCCAGAACTGTAACTTTGGGTGGTCAGTCTCTCTGCTGGGAGGCTCCTAAAGGGccttcagccactcctcagcCCTAGACAGCTCCAGCATCACCTTTGCAGGGCCCAGCAGGGCTCTCCTGAGCTGCCCTTGCCCCCTGCAGACAGagcctgccccaggcagggcccTGCAGACAGGCAGGTTTCTGTAGGGCCGggcccagggcacagagggTGGGATGGGCTCTGTGAGCGCTGGCAGGGACAAGGCTCCTCTCAGCAGGGAAATGTCCAGGCACAGGGAGAtgctcagggaaggagagggggctgaacagagcagtgctgggggcaggagggcacTGTTGGTGTGTGGGAGGTGCCGTGCACAGCTGGCTACGGGAACACTGTCCTGAGTGCCCGGCtgtctctgccctgccctcccaggcacagcaccacaacatcttctcttctttctgccCTCCCCTGATCTTGTCACTGTCACCTGGTGCTCTCAGGGAGGCTCTGgcatttgcagcagctgagtcAGGCACTGCCCTTGGGAttgctgccaggcagctgtgTCCATGGGAATGGGGTGTCCAAGCTTGCCTGTgacctgtggggctgtgggcaaAGCATCCATGGGAAAGGGGAATGAGCTGAGCCCCCTCCCTGAGATCCCATCATGGGCACACCCAGGGATCTCCTTGCTGTGTCCTTCCAAGCTCTgagctgccctcctggctgcaaaTCTGTGCCACAGCCTCTGGGAGTTCCCTGAATGTCCCACATGGTAGTGCAGAGATGCCAGAGCTGAGGAAATGCTGTTGGGTTTGCCAAGGGAGCCGTGAGTGTCCTTGGCAGAAGGGGGTGCTGAGCCCTTGGCCAGAGACCTTTGGAGAGGGTGAGACATTCAgggatccctctgctctgggcagggtctGGTTTATCCCAGGGTGACACGGGAGTGTGACTGTGCTCTGATTGCAGCCAAAGCTGCAAACCCAGGGCAGTTGGGAACAAGCCCATCCAGCCCCTCACCTTCCCTAAGCCACAGGGAATCCTTTGCCTCTCATCTCTCAGTGGCAAACTCTGAgtgcagcagaaatgctgggGAATTCTGACCTCAGAGAACCAGGAATGAAGTCTGGGCAGGAAAATAATGGCTaaaattccttcctgctctccatGCCCTTTAGGAGTGCAGATGGGAACAAGCCTGTCTGCATTAGGAGTGATTCCACTGACAAATCCTGAATATCCAGCCTTGTCCCTCTGCCACATGGCCACAaacccagggcagcagggcagggatggctccTGGAGAGCCCCCACGCACaggcctggctgctcctggcacactCAGACAGCACAACTGGAGCTCAGGCAGGGACCTGGGTGAAGGTTTTCCCAGAGCAGGAACAAGGGTGGGTGAGTCACAGCAGGGCAGTCTACAGGGAATGGCCCAGGTTTGGCTCAAAGCAGCCTCTGCTGACTTGTCACTGTCCTTTATCCATGAACAGGTCCCCatgtgcagccacagcaaatgtccaacagcagctccatcagccacttcctcctgctggcattggcagacacgtggcagctgcagctcctgcacttctgcctcttcctgggcatctccctggctgccctcctgggcaacggcctcatcatcagcgccgtagcctgcggccacctcctgcacacgcccatgttcttcttcctgctcaacctggccctcaccgacctgggctccatcctcaccactgtccccaaagccatgcacaattccctctgggacaccaggcaCATCTCCTACACAGGATGTGCACTGCAACtatttgtttttgtctttttcatgtCAGCAGAGTTTTCCCTCCTGACCATCATGTGCTACGACCGCTatgtgtccatctgcaaacccctgcactacgggaccctcctgggcagcagagcttgtgcccacatggcagcagctgcctgggccagtgcctttctctattcactgctgcacacagccaatacattttccttgcccctgtgccatggcaatgccctgggccagttcttctgtgaaattcCACAGAtcctcaagctctcctgctccaaatCCTATCTCAGGGAACTTGGGCTcattgtattttccatttctttagcATTGTGTTgctttgtgttcattgttttctcctatgtgcagatcttcagggctgtactgaggatcccctctgagcagggacggcacaaagccttttccacctgcctccctcacctgtcTGTTGTatccctgttcctcagcactTCCACATTTTCCTACCTGAAGCcgccctccatctcctccccatccctggatctggcccTGTCAATTCTGTACTcagtggtgcctccagccctgaaccccctcatctacatcctgaggaaccaggagctcaaggctgcaaTGTGGAGACTGATGATTGGATGGTTTTGGAAACATTAAACTGCTGgccattttctgaaaatcacTTGTAATAAAAGTTATATTTGATACTTCTTGTTGGTTTCATTTTGgaggttctttttctttctttttcttaattaatcTTCTCCACAATGATATGTCATGgtgccatttctcattttgtttcacTCCACCTTCCCTGTGGCCACAGACTGTGTCAATAAGGGCCTGCACTCTTGGTGGCTTTAAACAAACTAAAGGATCTCCCAGccaagttttctgcagagatgccccttttgttcccttctctggagctgcagcagcaatgtctgtgtgcagagctggggcagatcagtgctggcacagcagctgtgcccaggagcagcagcacttggtgttgccagtgctgctcccgtgcccctgccccgctgccctcctggccctggtgttgctgtagggcctgagtgctctcggggccgggcacagtgctgggggtggcagtgctggggctgcagcagggacaggccatgggcactgctggggcagcgctgacgcctcagggcagggcctgggggctccaggctccttgcccaggctctctccagaacatgcccaggccaatgctcagcagagaaaagccccgtgagcagccccagggtggccgtgggcaggctgggggcaaacagcatggctggggctctgcaaggtccctgggggagaagggaaggagcagcagagcaggggctgatccatccccactgcgctggacaccccagggcagcgtcccagagcgtcctcatgcacctgccaacaacatcccccctctgcagccctggcctctcccccagctcacacaggtgccgcatccttgcaggcacagacacggcagcactggctcaggagcccctgtttgcactgcccagagcaggcgtcagcacccccatggtgttggtgtggggagatgaacctgagggagcacaaatgccatcagcccctggggccaggaagggctgggggacagcagggaaaccactcaggtttgtggtggcctctgaagtcatccagaaagtttgttcccatgagctgtgagtttcctgtgccactgcagacgttgttgctcagagccagggctgcctggcagccacccccaaactaccctcagcatttcctttgcttcacctTGGCTTTCTTTACCCTTCCTGGTACAAATTCCTTCCTCTTGTCCATCCTTGTCTCCTCCCGGGcaaacagcccatccctggttcccctttcctctctggcccCACTCCCCATTTCAGTTCCTGAGTTCCTGGCACCATGGGAACATcccctggggagcaggatcatcctccacgtgcttcaggaattgtctgcaggctcctgcagtcCCTCGTGCTGCTCCCTTtccagaggcaccacaggccaggggggcacatctgggctgctgtgtctggctgtggggctccctgttctgggcaaggaggaggagctgcagaggctctgcaggactgacaggatgggctttggggctgtgaggagaagctgagggacctgggctgctggaccttatggagaggaggcccagggctcatcctgcaactgctgcaagggttGTTTCAGATAACCACAGAATCAgcaaggttggaaaataccttggacatcaagtccaacctgtgccctgacactgccttgtctcccctgagcctcttcTTCTCTAGGATAaacaacctcagctccctcagccacccctcacaggacttgtgttccagacccctcaccagccttgttgcccttctctggacacactccaacCAGTCCCTGTGCTTCCTAAGTtggggggcccagaactggacacagcactcaaggtgctgcccaaccagtgctgagcacaggggaagaatcactgccctgctcctgctggccacgtTGCTTCTGATCCATAGGAGTGCCAGGGGTTGGTTGAGGGAActggtggggagggggtggggacAAAGTCTGATTGATTGTCAGCCATGAAGGTCTTGATTTTCGTATCTATTTAGACTGCATTTAATGTGCTCAGGATCCATATCAATATCAATAGGACATTGCTGATCTCAATCTATAAAGATGtactaaatgaaaattattcatgCTAATTGTATCTGTatcaatattttagaaatatatatagtttagaaaatatttgttgtaaagtagtaaaggaaaaagtagatgtgATTAGTGTTACAAAACAGATgggccccttggcagatgctacatgagaaaaataagatacaggatgcagtttgagataagcaagagTCTCAAAGCTGGA contains the following coding sequences:
- the LOC120748142 gene encoding olfactory receptor 14J1-like, whose protein sequence is MSNSSSISHFLLLALADTWQLQLLHFCLFLGISLAALLGNGLIISAVACGHLLHTPMFFFLLNLALTDLGSILTTVPKAMHNSLWDTRHISYTGCALQLFVFVFFMSAEFSLLTIMCYDRYVSICKPLHYGTLLGSRACAHMAAAAWASAFLYSLLHTANTFSLPLCHGNALGQFFCEIPQILKLSCSKSYLRELGLIVFSISLALCCFVFIVFSYVQIFRAVLRIPSEQGRHKAFSTCLPHLSVVSLFLSTSTFSYLKPPSISSPSLDLALSILYSVVPPALNPLIYILRNQELKAAMWRLMIGWFWKH